CCACGGAAATGCCAAGCTGCCTGGCGGCTGCCGTAAAGCTTTTGCGTTCCGTCACCGCGACAAATTCGCTGATCCCGTCCCACGCATTCATTATTACATCACCGTAAAAGTCATTTACCGAAATACCGGATTATCAGATCAGGGGAAATAAATACACTGTTGGCAGTAAATCATTCAAGCCGGAGGAGCGACATGAGCGCCCAAACCATCACCTGCAAAGCCGCCATTGCCTGGGAAGCGGGCAAGCCGCTATCGATTGAAGACGTTCAGGTCGCCCCGCCCAAGGCCGGTGAAGTCCGGGTGCGCATCGTTGCCACCGGCGTTTGCCACACCGATGCCTTCACCCTGTCGGGCGAAGACCCCGAAGGCATTTTCCCCGCCATCCTTGGCCATGAAGGCGGCGGGATTGTTGAATCAATCGGCGAAGGTGTCACCAGCGTTGCGGTCGGCGATCACGTGATCCCGCTTTACACTCCGGAATGCGGCGAATGCAAATTCTGCAAATCGGGCAAAACCAACCTGTGCCAGAAAATCCGCGCCACCCAGGGCAAGGGCCTTATGCCCGATGGCACCACGCGCTTCTCGCAAAACGGCAAGCCGATTTACCATTATATGGGCTGCTCGACCTTCTCGGAATATACCGTTCTGCCGGAAATCTCGATTGCCAAGGTCAACAAAACCGCCCCGCTTGAAGAAGTCTGCCTGCTGGGTTGCGGTGTCACGACCGGCATGGGGGCTGCGACCAACGCCGCCAAGGTCAAACCGGGCGATAGTGTTGCCATTTTCGGTCTGGGCGGCATCGGCCTTTCGGCCATCATCGGCTGCAAAATGGCCGGTGCCAGCCGCATCATCGCCATTGATATCAACGAAAAGAAATTCGAACTCGCCAAGCAGCTTGGCGCGACCGATTGCATCAACCCGCAAAAATTCGATAAGCCGATTCAGGAAGTCATCGTTGATATGACCGATGGCGGCGTTGAATACAGCTTTGAATGCATCGGCAATGTCAATGTCATGCGGTCCGCCCTTGAATGCTGCCACAAGGGTTGGGGGGAGTCGGTGATCATCGGTGTCGCCGGTGCCGGTCAGGAAATCTCGACCCGCCCGTTCCAGCTTGTCACCGGTCGCGTCTGGCGCGGCACCGCCTTTGGCGGGGTCAAGGGCCGGTCGGAACTGCCCGATTATGTTGAACGCTACCTTAAGGGCGAATTCAAACTGTCCGATTTCATCACCCACACCATGAAGCTTGAAGACATCAACGAAGCTTTCGACCTGATGCATGAAGGCGAAAGCATCCGTTCGGTCATTCACTATTAAGACCAATCAGCTTCATGAAATAAAACCGCCTTGCCGGTAAAATTCCGGCAAGGTGGACGAACGGGAGAATAAAATGGGCATCGAAAATTCATCCAGCAACAAGGTATTCGGCGGCTGGCACAAACAATATACCCACAGGTCCGATGTGCTGGGCTGCGATATGCGGTTTGCCATCTTCCTGCCGCGTCAGGCGGGCAAGGGCAACCGTGTGCCGGTGATGTACTGGCTATCGGGACTGACCTGCACGGATGAAAACTTCATGCAGAAGGCCGGCGCGTTTCGCATCGCAAGCGAGCTTGGCATTGCCATCGTCGCCCCCGACACCAGCCCGCGCGGCGACCATGTGACCGATGACGAAGAAGAAGCCTATGACTTCGGCAAGGGGGCCGGTTTTTACGTCAACGCGACGCAGGAACCCTGGGCGCGCAATTACCGCATGTATGATTACGTGACCCAGGAGCTTCCGGCCCTTGTGCGTGATCATTTCCCGATTTCCGATGATGCGGTGATTTCCGGCCATTCGATGGGCGGGCACGGCGCGCTTATGATCGCGCTTAAAAACCCGGGCATGTTCAAATCGGTAACGGCCTTTTCGCCGATTTCAAACCCGATCAATTGCCCGTGGGGCCAGAAGGCGCTTGGCAATTATCTCGGTGATGACAAATCCGCCTGGAAACAGTGGGACAGCTCGGAACTGATGAAGGCCGCCACCGCCAAGGATATGCAAACGCCAGCCCTTGTCGATCAGGGCGATGCCGATGGCTTCCTGACCGAGCAGCTTAAACCCGATACGCTTTTTGCCGCCGCAAGCCACGCCGGTTATCCGCTGAACCTGCGCATGCAGGAAGGCTACGACCACAGCTATTACTTCATCGCGAGCTTTATCGAAGACCATCTGCGTTTCCACGCATGGCACCTTGGTATCGCCTGAGATCAGGCAATCACATCAGAACCCGCACCCAAGCGGTTTTCACCCGGCACGCGCCTCGTCCCTGTAGGCGTGCCGGGTCTTTTTTTGATTAATCCGGGTCGAAGCTGCGCGCATCAATGGCATCGGCCACATCGTCCGCCGTTTTAAGCGTGCGGATGATCAGCGGCACGACAAGTGCCAGCACCGATTTATCATGTCCGCGCGCCCGTTGCGCATCGCGGATTTCATGACCGATTTGCGCAATCACCGGGATGAATCGCAACACCATCGAAAACGCCAGACTGACCTTTTCCGGGTTAACCCCAAACCGCGCCAGCGGCTTCATCGCCCGCTCCAACGCGGCCAGCATGTCCGACGTTCTGGTCGTCAGGGTGACAAGCCCGGCGAAGGTAACAATCGCGGCGAGCCGGAAAATCACCACAAGCCCCGCCTGCCAGTCATGGAGCCAAAGCTGCACGGCAAAGAACAAAGCCAGCAACCACAGGATCGGCCTGATCTGCGCCCAAAGGATGCGCGGGCCAAAACCCGAAACCGGATACAGGACAAAAACCGTCACCAGCACCCCCGCCAGAACCGGCCAGTCAGGGATCAGAAAAACACCGGTCCCCAGCAGGACAAGGGCAAGCACCTTTAACCCCGCCGCCGCCCGATGCAGCGCGGAATTGCCATCGATGTAAAGTCCGGCAATCACGCCATCATCTCCCGATAGCGGGGAATGGCGATGGCCGGGACATCGTCACAGGCGATGCGGCCATTTTCAAACACCAGAACCCGGTCATAACCGGCGATCAGATCAAGGTCATGGGAAACCGTAATCACGGTCTGATCCAGTTCGGCAATCGCCCGTTCGACCCGGTTACGATTGCGCAGGTCAAGCAAGGTGGTCGGCTCGTCAAAGATGATGTAACGCGGCGCCATCACCAGCACCCCGGAAATCGCCAGAAGCTGTTTCTGCCCCCCGCTTAACAAATGGCTGGGATGGTTGCGAAATTCCGACAGGCCATATCGCGCAAGGACTTCGTCGATACGACGGTCAATCTCGTCCTTTGGCAGTTTAAGCGCCTTCAGGCCAAAGGCGATGTCTTCCTCGACCACCGGATAGACGATCTGATTATCCGGGTTCTGAAAAACAAAGCCGACATGGCGGCGCAATTTGCGCCCGTCCTTGGCAGCATCGAAGTCATCGACGCGCACAATCCCCGACGATGCCACCTGAAGCCCGTTCAGCAGCCGGACAAAGGTGCTTTTGCCCGATCCGTTGGCCCCGACAATCCCGATCCGCTTTTCGCAAAGTGACAGTGAAATATCGTCAAGCACGCGACGCTGATCAAATTCCACGGTGACATTTTCAAGCGTGATCATCGGCACCCGGCGCAAAATTTCAGACAAGGGATAACAGCAAAAGGCGCGACCTTCGGATCGCGCCTCATCAAAACCTAGCGTGCCTTGGAAATCAAGGGATAGGCACGGCGCACGGCAAGGCAGGCTGCGGTTGCAATCGCAACCTTGATCACATCGCCAATCAGGAACGGTGCGGCCCCGACGGTCGCCTTCCAGTAACTGACATCAACAACGATGCTGACCCAAAGATTGCCAATCGCATACAGGACAACAATCCCGCCAACCGCAATCGACAATGCCGCGTTGAAGATATTCAGCCTGTCCCAGAATTTTTCAATCAGCAGGCCGATCACGAAGGCCGAAATCACCCAGCCAACGATAAATCCGCCCGTCGCCCCCAGAAGAACACCAAAACCACCGCGACCACCCGACAGAAGCGGCAGACCAAGCGCCACCAGCACAACAAACAG
The Thalassospira xiamenensis M-5 = DSM 17429 DNA segment above includes these coding regions:
- a CDS encoding S-(hydroxymethyl)glutathione dehydrogenase/class III alcohol dehydrogenase; this encodes MSAQTITCKAAIAWEAGKPLSIEDVQVAPPKAGEVRVRIVATGVCHTDAFTLSGEDPEGIFPAILGHEGGGIVESIGEGVTSVAVGDHVIPLYTPECGECKFCKSGKTNLCQKIRATQGKGLMPDGTTRFSQNGKPIYHYMGCSTFSEYTVLPEISIAKVNKTAPLEEVCLLGCGVTTGMGAATNAAKVKPGDSVAIFGLGGIGLSAIIGCKMAGASRIIAIDINEKKFELAKQLGATDCINPQKFDKPIQEVIVDMTDGGVEYSFECIGNVNVMRSALECCHKGWGESVIIGVAGAGQEISTRPFQLVTGRVWRGTAFGGVKGRSELPDYVERYLKGEFKLSDFITHTMKLEDINEAFDLMHEGESIRSVIHY
- the fghA gene encoding S-formylglutathione hydrolase, with protein sequence MGIENSSSNKVFGGWHKQYTHRSDVLGCDMRFAIFLPRQAGKGNRVPVMYWLSGLTCTDENFMQKAGAFRIASELGIAIVAPDTSPRGDHVTDDEEEAYDFGKGAGFYVNATQEPWARNYRMYDYVTQELPALVRDHFPISDDAVISGHSMGGHGALMIALKNPGMFKSVTAFSPISNPINCPWGQKALGNYLGDDKSAWKQWDSSELMKAATAKDMQTPALVDQGDADGFLTEQLKPDTLFAAASHAGYPLNLRMQEGYDHSYYFIASFIEDHLRFHAWHLGIA
- a CDS encoding energy-coupling factor transporter transmembrane component T family protein, with amino-acid sequence MIAGLYIDGNSALHRAAAGLKVLALVLLGTGVFLIPDWPVLAGVLVTVFVLYPVSGFGPRILWAQIRPILWLLALFFAVQLWLHDWQAGLVVIFRLAAIVTFAGLVTLTTRTSDMLAALERAMKPLARFGVNPEKVSLAFSMVLRFIPVIAQIGHEIRDAQRARGHDKSVLALVVPLIIRTLKTADDVADAIDARSFDPD
- a CDS encoding energy-coupling factor ABC transporter ATP-binding protein; this encodes MITLENVTVEFDQRRVLDDISLSLCEKRIGIVGANGSGKSTFVRLLNGLQVASSGIVRVDDFDAAKDGRKLRRHVGFVFQNPDNQIVYPVVEEDIAFGLKALKLPKDEIDRRIDEVLARYGLSEFRNHPSHLLSGGQKQLLAISGVLVMAPRYIIFDEPTTLLDLRNRNRVERAIAELDQTVITVSHDLDLIAGYDRVLVFENGRIACDDVPAIAIPRYREMMA
- a CDS encoding biotin transporter BioY gives rise to the protein MNTKDIVYVALFAAVTAVLGLFPPITLPITGVPVTAQSLGPMLAGAILGARRGGLSILLFVVLVALGLPLLSGGRGGFGVLLGATGGFIVGWVISAFVIGLLIEKFWDRLNIFNAALSIAVGGIVVLYAIGNLWVSIVVDVSYWKATVGAAPFLIGDVIKVAIATAACLAVRRAYPLISKAR